The Clostridium sp. AWRP genome has a window encoding:
- a CDS encoding aldehyde dehydrogenase family protein has product MNIIDNDLLSIQESRILVENAARAQKMLATFPQEKLDEIVERMAEEIGKHTRELAVMSQDETGYGKWQDKCIKNRFACEYLPTKLRGMRCVGIINKSDQDKTMDVGVPMGVIIALCPATSPVSTTIYKALIAIKSGNAIIFSPHPRAKETICKALDIMIRAAEGYGLPEGALAYLHTVTPSGTIELMNHEATSLIMNTGVPGMLKASYRSGKPVIYGGTGNGPAFIERTADIKQAVRDIIASKTFDNGIVPSSEQSIVVDSCVASDVKRELQNSGAYFMTEEEAQKLGSLFFRSDGSMDSEMVGKSAQRLAKKAGFSIPESSTVLISEQKYVSQDNPYSKEKLCPVLAYYIEDDWMHACEKCIELLLSERHGHTLVIHSKDEDVIRQFALKKPVGRILVNTPASFGSMGATSNLFPALTLGSGSAGKGITSDNVSPMNLIYVRKVGYGVRNVEEIINTNGLFTEEKSDLNTMTKKSDYNPEDIQMLQHILKKAMEKIK; this is encoded by the coding sequence ATGAATATTATTGATAATGATTTGCTCTCCATCCAAGAATCCCGAATCCTTGTGGAAAATGCTGCACGAGCACAAAAAATGTTAGCAACTTTTCCACAAGAAAAGTTAGATGAGATTGTTGAACGTATGGCGGAAGAAATCGGAAAACATACTCGAGAGCTTGCTGTAATGTCACAGGATGAAACTGGTTATGGAAAGTGGCAGGATAAATGCATTAAAAACCGATTTGCCTGTGAGTATTTGCCAACTAAGCTTAGAGGAATGCGATGTGTAGGTATTATTAACAAAAGTGATCAGGATAAGACCATGGATGTAGGTGTACCTATGGGTGTAATTATTGCATTATGTCCTGCAACTAGTCCGGTTTCTACTACCATATATAAGGCATTAATTGCAATTAAGTCTGGTAATGCAATTATCTTTTCTCCACATCCTAGAGCAAAGGAGACAATTTGTAAGGCGCTTGACATCATGATTCGTGCAGCTGAAGGATATGGGCTGCCGGAAGGAGCTCTTGCATACTTACATACTGTGACACCTAGTGGAACAATCGAATTGATGAACCATGAGGCGACTTCTTTGATTATGAATACAGGTGTTCCCGGGATGCTTAAAGCGTCATATAGATCTGGAAAACCTGTCATCTATGGAGGAACTGGTAATGGACCAGCATTTATTGAACGTACAGCTGATATCAAACAGGCGGTAAGAGATATTATTGCTAGTAAGACCTTTGATAACGGAATAGTACCATCATCTGAACAATCTATTGTTGTAGATAGCTGTGTTGCATCTGATGTTAAACGTGAGTTGCAAAATAGTGGTGCATATTTCATGACAGAGGAGGAAGCACAAAAACTGGGTTCTCTCTTTTTCCGTTCTGATGGTAGTATGGATTCAGAAATGGTTGGCAAATCCGCACAGAGATTGGCTAAGAAAGCAGGTTTCAGCATTCCTGAAAGTAGCACAGTGCTAATTTCAGAGCAGAAATATGTTTCTCAAGATAATCCTTATTCCAAGGAGAAACTTTGTCCGGTATTAGCTTACTACATTGAAGATGATTGGATGCATGCATGTGAAAAGTGTATTGAGCTGCTGCTCAGTGAGAGACATGGTCACACTCTTGTTATACATTCAAAAGATGAAGATGTGATTCGACAGTTTGCATTAAAAAAACCTGTAGGCAGAATACTTGTTAATACGCCTGCTTCCTTTGGTAGTATGGGTGCTACAAGTAACTTATTCCCTGCTTTAACTTTAGGCAGTGGATCGGCAGGTAAAGGTATTACCTCCGATAATGTTTCACCAATGAATCTTATTTATGTTCGTAAAGTCGGATACGGCGTACGGAATGTAGAAGAGATAATTAATACTAATGGATTGTTTACAGAAGAAAAAAGTGATTTGAATACAATGACAAAGAAGTCAGACTATAATCCAGAGGATATACAAATGTTGCAGCATATTTTGAAAAAGGCTATGGAAAAAATTAAATAG
- a CDS encoding BMC domain-containing protein, whose product MSKYVALGLVETFGLVFVLEAADAMCKAADVELIGYENVASGYISVLVAGDVGACKAAVEAGVKAVTDMGAEVYSSVVIASPHPDLQKITKRYTIENLLP is encoded by the coding sequence ATGAGCAAATATGTAGCTTTAGGTTTAGTAGAAACATTTGGTTTGGTTTTTGTTTTAGAGGCTGCAGATGCAATGTGTAAAGCTGCAGATGTTGAATTAATTGGCTACGAAAATGTAGCTTCCGGTTATATTTCTGTATTGGTTGCCGGAGATGTAGGAGCTTGCAAAGCAGCTGTAGAAGCTGGAGTAAAAGCTGTAACAGATATGGGTGCTGAAGTTTATAGTTCAGTTGTTATTGCAAGTCCACATCCAGATCTTCAGAAGATCACCAAACGTTATACAATTGAAAATTTACTTCCTTAA
- a CDS encoding BMC domain-containing protein, producing the protein MRYYGEEALGLIETLGMVPAIEAADKMLKAADVELISYENIGSTLVTIMVKGDVAAVRASVEAGAAAAAAIGKLTAHNVMPRPIKGVGDIVSVHDIDA; encoded by the coding sequence ATGAGGTATTATGGCGAAGAGGCATTAGGCCTTATTGAAACATTAGGGATGGTTCCTGCAATTGAAGCAGCAGATAAAATGTTGAAGGCTGCTGATGTTGAACTGATATCATATGAAAATATAGGTTCCACTCTTGTTACAATTATGGTAAAGGGTGATGTTGCTGCCGTTAGAGCATCTGTGGAAGCAGGAGCTGCTGCTGCTGCTGCAATAGGTAAATTGACAGCACATAATGTTATGCCAAGACCAATTAAAGGTGTTGGAGACATTGTTTCAGTACATGACATCGATGCATAA
- a CDS encoding helix-turn-helix transcriptional regulator: MKPLNYAILKHFTTVKEACAEDVIEALKGDYGNFRALNKAAVIEALMTAEANGLLEETRFDEDKSGNLRVYYHAHEEGAATINKYIKD, translated from the coding sequence ATGAAACCACTTAATTATGCTATTTTAAAACACTTTACAACAGTTAAAGAAGCTTGTGCAGAAGATGTTATTGAAGCTTTAAAGGGTGACTACGGTAATTTTAGAGCACTTAATAAAGCTGCTGTAATCGAAGCTTTAATGACAGCTGAAGCTAATGGTCTCCTTGAAGAAACAAGATTTGATGAGGACAAATCAGGTAATTTGAGAGTTTATTATCACGCACATGAAGAAGGTGCAGCTACAATTAATAAATATATTAAAGACTAA
- a CDS encoding PLP-dependent aminotransferase family protein: MLSIDWKPDKKSSISMYRQIVNYIKEKIGNGEWTIGEKLPSQRELAEKFEVNRSTIVEALDELKADGLIEGKSKKGTKIINNTWSLMASMLPGSWEPYIKSGIHKPNLHTIQIINKMEYEDNIIRLGTGELSPELFPKDMMKKVFKTVSNNITSLSYEMAKGSLKLRKVISEYLKKFHINVSPDSILIVSGSLQALQLISMSILKPGSKILVEKPSYIKSLHVFDFSGVSFSGISMDADGIKLNEILKNIDRNTSLLYTIPTFHNPTGILMPQYRRDKLLDLCIKERIPIIEDDAYRELWLDEMPPYPIKAKDENGIVLYMGTTSKSMAAGMRIGWVVAPETVVERLGDVKMQTDYGASSISQYVTAEWIESGFYEIYLKELREKLKIRRRIALNVLEKYFFNIASWNVPKGGFYIWLKLKNKVDMKKLFYKCCKNGILINPGYIYDFTKNYNIRISYSYASLYDLELGLKKLSQIIRSLSDR; encoded by the coding sequence ATGTTAAGTATTGATTGGAAACCAGATAAAAAATCTTCTATTTCTATGTACAGGCAAATTGTAAATTATATAAAGGAAAAAATAGGAAACGGAGAGTGGACTATAGGAGAAAAGTTACCATCACAGAGAGAATTGGCAGAAAAATTTGAAGTAAATAGAAGCACTATTGTAGAAGCTTTAGATGAGTTAAAAGCAGATGGCTTAATTGAGGGAAAAAGTAAAAAAGGTACCAAAATTATAAATAACACCTGGTCCTTGATGGCTTCTATGCTTCCAGGTAGTTGGGAACCTTATATAAAAAGTGGAATACATAAACCAAACCTCCATACAATTCAAATTATAAATAAGATGGAGTATGAGGATAATATAATAAGGCTTGGCACAGGTGAACTTTCTCCTGAATTATTTCCAAAAGATATGATGAAGAAGGTATTTAAAACTGTGTCTAATAACATAACTTCTTTAAGCTATGAAATGGCTAAAGGTTCACTTAAATTGAGAAAAGTTATAAGTGAGTATTTAAAAAAATTCCATATAAATGTGTCACCAGATTCGATACTAATTGTTTCCGGTTCACTTCAAGCTCTTCAGTTGATTTCAATGAGCATACTAAAGCCTGGATCTAAGATACTTGTAGAAAAACCATCATATATAAAGTCACTTCATGTATTTGATTTTTCTGGAGTTAGTTTTAGCGGAATATCTATGGATGCGGATGGAATTAAGTTAAATGAAATTTTGAAAAATATAGATAGGAATACTTCTCTTCTATATACTATTCCAACATTTCATAATCCTACGGGTATATTAATGCCGCAGTATAGAAGAGACAAGCTACTGGATTTATGTATTAAAGAGAGAATCCCAATTATTGAAGATGATGCCTATAGGGAATTATGGTTGGATGAAATGCCACCTTATCCAATAAAAGCAAAAGATGAAAATGGAATAGTACTTTATATGGGTACTACATCGAAGTCAATGGCAGCAGGAATGAGAATAGGGTGGGTTGTTGCTCCGGAAACTGTTGTTGAGAGACTTGGAGATGTTAAAATGCAAACAGATTATGGCGCAAGTTCTATTTCACAGTATGTAACTGCAGAATGGATAGAAAGTGGATTTTATGAAATATATTTAAAAGAACTTAGAGAGAAACTTAAAATAAGGAGAAGAATTGCATTAAATGTTCTTGAAAAATATTTTTTTAACATAGCTAGTTGGAATGTGCCAAAAGGAGGGTTTTATATATGGTTAAAGCTTAAAAATAAAGTAGATATGAAAAAACTTTTTTATAAATGTTGTAAAAATGGAATATTAATAAATCCAGGATATATATACGATTTTACTAAAAACTATAATATAAGGATATCCTATTCCTATGCTTCTCTTTATGATCTGGAATTAGGACTTAAAAAGCTTTCACAAATAATCAGAAGCTTATCCGATCGCTGA
- a CDS encoding LysE family transporter, whose amino-acid sequence MIRYFLQGFLLGISYVAPIGMQNLYVINSAITASKRVEAFRTAFITIFFDISLALTCFWGVGTIIQKSKVVRSIVLLVGCIVVIYIGVSLIRSKPDFDEKTNVEKNLVKVIISCFVVTWMNPQAIIDGSLLLGGFRASLSYQSAWYFILGSCMASIFWFTSLAGIMSIFKQSFNEKSIKVINRICGIIIIYYGVRLGLNFILSK is encoded by the coding sequence ATGATTAGATATTTTTTACAAGGATTTTTACTTGGAATTTCTTATGTAGCTCCAATTGGTATGCAGAACTTATACGTAATTAATTCAGCTATAACTGCTAGTAAAAGAGTAGAGGCATTTAGAACAGCGTTTATAACTATATTTTTTGATATTTCCCTTGCGCTAACCTGTTTTTGGGGTGTAGGAACTATAATTCAAAAATCAAAAGTTGTGAGATCAATTGTATTATTGGTTGGATGCATAGTTGTTATATATATTGGAGTAAGCCTTATAAGAAGTAAGCCGGATTTTGATGAAAAAACTAATGTAGAAAAAAATTTAGTTAAAGTAATTATATCTTGTTTTGTTGTGACCTGGATGAATCCGCAGGCTATTATTGATGGCTCACTGCTTCTTGGAGGGTTTAGGGCATCTCTTTCTTATCAAAGCGCATGGTACTTTATACTTGGATCTTGCATGGCATCAATTTTTTGGTTTACTTCTCTTGCAGGCATTATGTCAATTTTTAAACAAAGTTTTAATGAGAAATCAATTAAGGTAATCAATAGGATATGTGGTATAATAATAATTTATTATGGAGTAAGACTTGGTTTGAACTTCATATTATCAAAGTAA
- a CDS encoding MFS transporter — MMENISTKNNKMLSVIMLSLVLALRQMAMTIVSPFISVYSKSLLYNTPFLAGLALGIFGLTQAIFQIPFGALSDKYGNKIMMLIGILQVDIGLVVAFLAKNIYVFIFARALQGSGAILGVGYSWVSGMVTKDNEIKALSILGAFVSCAAALSFALGPIIHNFLPVNKMFLVCALLIFVNWLYILLFLKDSKNYTNKIKNSFKENFKILVKNKTFIMLNKAAFCNNFMMMAVFYALPIYLSNVTGINGMWKIFIPSIIIAIIFMKNVIRLIKKYDINIILAIAFTISSLSMFFYFNKTSYIFLLLGTILFFCGYMCLTTILATNINNIVKDDLRGTANGIFNSFQYIGSFAGSITAGSLWAFSQKITLIIIIFTGLGGIFTIIFNKSNVKKEDKL; from the coding sequence ATCATGGAGAATATCAGTACGAAAAACAATAAAATGTTAAGTGTAATTATGCTAAGTTTAGTTCTAGCACTAAGGCAAATGGCAATGACTATTGTATCACCTTTTATTTCCGTTTATAGTAAATCCCTTTTATACAATACTCCTTTTCTTGCAGGGTTAGCACTTGGCATATTTGGACTTACACAGGCAATTTTCCAAATACCCTTTGGTGCTTTAAGTGATAAGTATGGAAATAAAATCATGATGCTCATCGGCATCTTACAGGTTGATATAGGACTTGTAGTCGCTTTTTTAGCAAAAAATATATATGTTTTTATCTTTGCAAGAGCACTTCAAGGAAGTGGTGCAATACTGGGTGTTGGATACTCTTGGGTTTCAGGTATGGTAACTAAAGACAACGAAATAAAAGCCCTAAGTATTTTAGGTGCCTTTGTATCCTGTGCAGCTGCCCTTTCTTTTGCACTTGGCCCTATTATTCATAATTTTCTTCCAGTAAACAAAATGTTTTTAGTTTGTGCCCTGCTTATATTTGTAAACTGGCTATATATACTTTTATTCCTAAAAGATAGTAAAAACTATACTAATAAAATAAAAAATTCATTTAAAGAAAATTTTAAGATCCTTGTTAAAAATAAAACCTTTATAATGTTAAATAAAGCTGCATTTTGCAATAATTTTATGATGATGGCAGTATTCTATGCACTTCCCATTTATCTTAGTAACGTAACCGGTATAAATGGTATGTGGAAGATATTTATTCCATCCATAATTATTGCTATAATATTTATGAAAAATGTAATAAGACTCATAAAAAAATATGATATCAATATAATACTTGCTATAGCCTTCACAATTTCATCCTTAAGTATGTTTTTTTACTTTAACAAAACATCTTATATATTTTTGCTCTTAGGTACTATCTTATTCTTTTGTGGATATATGTGCCTAACAACAATACTTGCAACCAATATAAACAATATAGTAAAAGATGATTTAAGAGGTACCGCAAATGGCATATTCAACTCATTTCAATATATTGGTTCCTTTGCAGGATCTATTACTGCAGGATCATTGTGGGCGTTTTCACAAAAAATAACTTTGATTATCATAATATTTACTGGACTAGGTGGAATTTTTACAATAATTTTTAATAAATCAAATGTAAAAAAGGAAGATAAATTATGA
- a CDS encoding TetR/AcrR family transcriptional regulator: MKDKILDTAASKIQIHGLKKFTLDEIAKDLKISKKTIYKYFNNKDAIVEEFFKTVVESDKENMETSLKHQNDFISKIHSILYSNHKYKIPIHLINEAKMYYPKEWDKIQELKQYKLHAIKELLEEGLSSGVIKQDINLPILIKMLEQTADTFLDYNFLLDNKMKFSEAIQEVLKIILYGISTK; this comes from the coding sequence ATGAAAGATAAAATATTAGACACAGCTGCTAGTAAAATACAAATACATGGCTTAAAAAAATTCACTCTAGACGAAATAGCCAAAGATTTAAAAATTAGCAAAAAAACTATTTATAAATATTTTAATAATAAAGACGCAATTGTAGAGGAGTTTTTTAAGACAGTAGTGGAAAGCGATAAGGAAAATATGGAAACCTCTTTAAAACACCAAAATGACTTTATTTCAAAAATTCACTCTATTTTATATTCAAACCACAAGTACAAAATCCCCATTCACTTAATAAATGAAGCAAAAATGTATTATCCAAAAGAATGGGATAAAATCCAAGAATTAAAGCAATATAAACTTCATGCTATTAAAGAATTATTAGAAGAAGGACTTTCAAGCGGCGTAATAAAACAAGATATTAATTTACCAATACTCATCAAAATGCTTGAACAAACAGCAGATACATTTCTAGATTATAATTTTCTACTGGATAACAAAATGAAATTTTCGGAAGCTATACAGGAAGTATTAAAAATAATCCTATATGGAATATCAACAAAATAA
- a CDS encoding iron-containing alcohol dehydrogenase, producing the protein MERFTLPRDIYFGKDALGALKTLKGKKAVVVVGGGSMKRFGFLDKVEEYLKEANIEVKLIEGVEPDPSVETVMKGAQIMTEFGPDWIVAIGGGSPIDAAKAMWLFYEYPDFTFKQAVVPFGLPELRQKAKFVAIASTSGTATEVTSFSVITDYKAKIKYPLADFNLTPDIAIVDPALAQTMPAKLTAHTGMDALTHALEAYVASARSDISDPLAIHSIIMTRDNLLKSYKGDKEARDKMHISQCLAGMAFSNALLGITHSLAHKTGAVWHIPHGCANAIYLPYVLDFNKKACGDRYANIAKILGLKGTTEDELVDSLVKMVQDMDKELNIPLTLKDYGISKDDFNSNVDFIAKNALLDACTGANPRPIDFDQMKKILQCIYDGKKVTF; encoded by the coding sequence ATGGAGAGATTTACGTTGCCAAGAGACATTTACTTTGGAAAAGACGCTTTGGGTGCTTTGAAAACGTTAAAGGGCAAGAAAGCTGTAGTAGTTGTTGGAGGAGGATCCATGAAGAGATTTGGTTTCCTTGACAAGGTAGAAGAATACTTAAAAGAAGCAAACATAGAAGTTAAATTAATAGAAGGTGTTGAACCAGATCCATCTGTAGAAACTGTTATGAAAGGTGCCCAGATAATGACAGAATTTGGGCCAGATTGGATAGTTGCTATTGGAGGAGGTTCACCAATAGATGCTGCAAAGGCTATGTGGTTATTTTATGAGTATCCAGATTTTACTTTCAAACAAGCAGTTGTTCCATTTGGATTACCGGAATTAAGGCAAAAAGCTAAATTTGTAGCTATAGCTTCTACTAGTGGAACAGCTACTGAAGTTACTTCATTTTCAGTAATAACTGATTATAAAGCTAAAATAAAGTATCCTTTAGCTGATTTCAATTTGACGCCGGATATAGCTATAGTTGATCCAGCATTAGCCCAGACAATGCCAGCTAAGTTAACTGCACATACTGGTATGGATGCATTAACTCATGCACTAGAAGCTTATGTAGCATCAGCTAGATCGGATATTTCAGATCCACTTGCAATACATTCTATAATTATGACAAGAGATAACTTACTTAAATCCTATAAGGGGGATAAAGAGGCTAGAGATAAGATGCATATATCACAATGTTTAGCAGGTATGGCATTTTCTAATGCACTTCTTGGTATAACCCATAGTTTAGCACATAAAACGGGAGCGGTATGGCACATACCACATGGATGCGCTAATGCAATATATCTTCCATATGTTTTAGATTTTAATAAAAAAGCTTGTGGAGATAGATATGCTAATATAGCTAAGATATTAGGACTTAAAGGAACTACTGAAGATGAATTGGTAGATTCTCTAGTTAAAATGGTACAAGATATGGATAAGGAATTAAATATACCTTTGACCTTAAAAGATTATGGCATAAGTAAAGATGATTTCAATTCAAATGTTGATTTTATAGCAAAAAATGCTCTCTTAGATGCATGTACAGGAGCTAATCCAAGACCTATAGATTTTGATCAGATGAAAAAGATACTTCAATGTATATATGATGGAAAAAAGGTAACTTTCTAG
- a CDS encoding sensor histidine kinase has product MSIGEFIKDKMVVISCNMLMFIVLSVIMIAINVKFIIIVLIFCIWFLPLVSYLALQFIKYKNYYDEIDSVLEKLDKKYLLPEVIKEANFIEGEKLNYILKVVSRNMHENVKYYKDMQTDYREYIETWVHEIKTPIASTKLILENNQNEVTNKIDFQMDRIEGFVEQVLYYSRSNNVNKDYIIKQISLDNVVKNAAKRNYRDFIHKKIKLDIKDINEIVYTDGKWVEFIINQIIGNSIKYSSNKEPMIIIYSVKKANLVMLTIEDNGVGIVDRDINRVFEKGFTGENGRKFSKSTGMGLYLCRKLCSKLGLKISINSEINKGTKVTLIFPLSDMINM; this is encoded by the coding sequence ATGAGTATAGGTGAATTTATTAAAGATAAAATGGTAGTAATATCATGTAATATGTTGATGTTTATAGTATTATCAGTTATAATGATTGCTATTAATGTTAAGTTCATTATAATTGTATTGATTTTTTGTATCTGGTTTTTACCATTAGTTTCATATCTGGCTTTACAATTTATAAAATATAAAAATTATTATGATGAAATTGATAGCGTATTAGAAAAATTGGACAAGAAATATTTGCTTCCAGAGGTAATAAAGGAAGCAAACTTTATAGAAGGGGAAAAGCTTAATTATATACTTAAAGTGGTAAGCAGAAATATGCATGAGAATGTGAAATATTATAAAGATATGCAGACAGATTATAGAGAATACATAGAGACCTGGGTACATGAAATTAAGACACCAATAGCTTCTACAAAGCTGATACTTGAAAATAATCAAAATGAAGTAACTAATAAAATAGATTTTCAGATGGACAGAATTGAGGGATTTGTAGAACAGGTACTTTATTATTCTCGAAGTAACAATGTGAATAAAGACTATATTATAAAACAAATTAGCCTTGATAATGTGGTGAAAAATGCAGCCAAAAGAAATTATAGAGATTTTATTCATAAGAAAATAAAATTAGATATAAAAGATATTAATGAAATTGTATATACTGATGGAAAATGGGTTGAATTTATTATAAATCAGATAATAGGAAATTCTATAAAGTACTCTAGTAATAAGGAGCCAATGATAATTATATATTCAGTAAAAAAAGCTAATTTAGTAATGTTAACTATAGAGGATAATGGAGTAGGTATAGTAGATAGAGATATAAATAGAGTTTTTGAAAAGGGATTTACTGGTGAGAACGGAAGAAAGTTTAGCAAAAGTACAGGAATGGGATTATATTTATGTAGAAAGCTTTGTTCAAAATTGGGATTGAAAATTAGTATTAACTCTGAGATAAATAAAGGAACTAAAGTTACATTAATATTTCCTTTGTCAGATATGATTAATATGTGA
- a CDS encoding response regulator transcription factor has product MRKIVIIEDDEVIREELQSFLIKYGYEVKAPVDFNNIIKYVENENANLILLDINLPQFDGYYICREIRKTSDIPIIMVTSRDSEVDELMSMNLGADDFITKPYNTDILLARITNLLKRTYGNLKTNNILNYNDFNLNLSNATVIYKDKSLELTKNEVKILSYLINNRGSIVKRDLLMEYLWKVDYFVDDSALTVNINRLRKKLEEIGIENPIETRRGLGYIMP; this is encoded by the coding sequence ATGAGAAAAATTGTTATTATTGAAGATGATGAAGTTATAAGAGAAGAATTACAAAGCTTTTTAATAAAATATGGATACGAAGTGAAAGCTCCTGTAGATTTTAATAATATAATAAAGTATGTCGAAAATGAGAATGCAAACCTTATATTGCTAGACATAAATCTTCCCCAGTTTGATGGGTATTATATATGTAGAGAAATACGTAAGACTTCAGATATTCCTATTATAATGGTTACAAGTAGAGACAGTGAAGTAGATGAATTAATGAGTATGAATTTAGGGGCAGATGATTTTATAACAAAACCTTATAATACAGATATATTACTAGCAAGGATAACAAATTTATTAAAAAGAACATATGGAAACTTAAAAACTAATAATATATTAAATTACAACGACTTTAATTTAAACCTTTCAAATGCAACCGTTATTTATAAAGACAAATCCTTAGAGCTAACTAAAAATGAGGTTAAGATACTTTCTTATTTAATAAATAATAGAGGAAGCATAGTAAAAAGAGATTTACTTATGGAATACTTGTGGAAAGTGGACTATTTTGTAGATGACAGTGCATTAACTGTTAATATTAACAGATTAAGAAAGAAGCTTGAAGAGATAGGTATAGAAAATCCAATAGAGACAAGAAGAGGGTTAGGGTATATAATGCCATGA